A region of Micromonospora sp. WMMD882 DNA encodes the following proteins:
- a CDS encoding DUF5926 family protein, with protein MSKRRKNQRTTEATPRREKVRDVFVPRPFEGLTDEPEWIALRELVPAASAPLRLAPALVEEYGDRDVALATVLPMASPAMVRPDGRILVGLQRHIQSGDVSRDLAEALLCALRTEPGQPVAVPPLPGPGPRLQDVLVDGPLEVTLHDGFEFWLDPGVADDPNVQASLERANAAVYPTVRLAAARAAYWCQVPAKAHVRWVLADGEDAALDALARLGTAGTLTLGEQTRFAGMFRAHGRLVPVWDLPGQIPAAEWEEPLAGLTKRYADALADPTPLDAAGRRVRQGLLGRQLTLR; from the coding sequence GTGAGCAAGCGTCGAAAGAACCAGCGGACCACCGAAGCCACCCCCAGAAGGGAGAAGGTGCGGGACGTCTTCGTCCCCCGACCGTTCGAGGGACTCACCGACGAGCCGGAATGGATCGCCCTGCGCGAGCTGGTGCCGGCCGCGTCCGCGCCGCTGCGGCTGGCGCCCGCGCTGGTCGAGGAGTACGGCGACCGCGACGTCGCCCTGGCCACCGTGCTGCCGATGGCGAGCCCGGCGATGGTCCGGCCGGACGGTCGGATCCTCGTCGGCCTCCAGCGGCACATCCAGTCCGGTGACGTCTCCCGGGATTTGGCGGAGGCGCTGCTCTGCGCGTTGCGCACCGAGCCGGGCCAGCCGGTGGCGGTGCCGCCGCTGCCCGGTCCCGGCCCCCGGCTCCAGGACGTCCTGGTCGACGGGCCGCTGGAGGTGACCCTGCACGACGGGTTCGAGTTCTGGCTGGACCCGGGCGTCGCGGACGACCCGAACGTGCAGGCGTCGCTGGAACGCGCCAACGCCGCCGTCTACCCCACCGTCCGGCTCGCCGCCGCCCGTGCCGCGTACTGGTGCCAGGTGCCGGCGAAGGCCCACGTCCGGTGGGTGCTCGCCGACGGCGAGGACGCCGCCCTGGACGCGTTGGCCCGGCTCGGCACGGCCGGCACGCTGACGTTGGGCGAGCAGACCCGGTTCGCCGGCATGTTCCGCGCCCACGGCCGGCTGGTGCCGGTCTGGGATCTGCCGGGGCAGATCCCCGCCGCCGAGTGGGAGGAGCCGTTGGCCGGGCTCACCAAGCGGTACGCCGACGCGCTCGCCGACCCGACCCCGCTGGACGCGGCCGGTCGCCGGGTCCGCCAGGGTCTGCTCGGCCGCCAGCTCACGCTGCGCTGA
- a CDS encoding ACT domain-containing protein — MLDIALLPGEYAVCRLAADAALPAAVWSDLGAQQVVSVSWASDGVSLICPADRVPGDVSVETAWRCLRVVGPLGLAVTGVLASLVGPLADARVNVVAFSSYDTDHLLVPAVRLVEAGAALRQVGHRITG; from the coding sequence ATGCTCGACATCGCTCTACTGCCAGGGGAGTACGCGGTGTGCCGCCTGGCCGCCGACGCCGCCCTCCCGGCCGCGGTCTGGAGCGACCTCGGCGCCCAGCAGGTCGTCTCGGTGAGCTGGGCCAGCGACGGCGTCTCGCTGATCTGCCCGGCGGACCGGGTGCCCGGTGACGTGTCGGTCGAGACGGCCTGGCGGTGTCTGCGCGTCGTCGGGCCGTTGGGGCTGGCCGTGACCGGGGTGCTCGCCTCCCTGGTCGGCCCGCTCGCCGACGCCCGGGTCAACGTGGTCGCCTTCTCCAGCTACGACACCGACCACCTACTGGTGCCGGCGGTCCGGCTGGTCGAGGCGGGGGCCGCCCTGCGCCAGGTTGGGCACCGGATCACCGGGTGA
- the ddaH gene encoding dimethylargininase: MVIVNQCRVPRKRTYLMCSPERFAVEYAINPWMDVTTPVDAALAVKQWDKLREALTGLGHTVHLLAPQAGLPDMVYAANGAFVVDGAVYGARFKHEQRAAEAAAHRAFYEAQGWRFVAPNETNEGEGDFAYVPEAHGGLILAGYGFRTDPAAHAEAQEALGRPVISLHLVDPRFYHLDVALAALDDSNVVYFPGAFSHASQQVLAQLFPEAVLADDADALAFGLNLVSDGANVVLNSEATRLAARLKAAGYTPLPVELTELKKGGGSVKCCVAELRP; this comes from the coding sequence TTGGTCATCGTGAACCAGTGCCGAGTGCCGCGAAAGCGGACATATCTCATGTGCTCGCCGGAGCGTTTCGCGGTCGAGTACGCGATCAACCCGTGGATGGACGTGACCACGCCGGTTGACGCCGCGCTCGCGGTCAAGCAGTGGGACAAGCTGCGGGAGGCGCTGACCGGCCTCGGGCACACCGTGCACCTGCTGGCCCCGCAGGCCGGCCTGCCGGACATGGTCTACGCCGCCAACGGCGCCTTCGTGGTGGACGGCGCCGTCTACGGGGCGCGGTTCAAACACGAGCAGCGGGCCGCCGAGGCCGCCGCGCACCGCGCGTTCTACGAGGCGCAGGGCTGGCGCTTCGTCGCCCCGAACGAGACGAACGAGGGCGAGGGCGACTTCGCGTACGTGCCGGAGGCGCACGGCGGGCTGATCCTCGCCGGGTACGGCTTCCGGACCGACCCGGCCGCCCACGCCGAGGCGCAGGAGGCGCTCGGCCGCCCGGTGATCTCGCTGCACCTGGTCGACCCGCGCTTCTACCACCTGGACGTCGCCCTGGCGGCGCTCGACGACAGCAACGTCGTCTACTTCCCGGGCGCGTTCTCCCACGCCAGCCAGCAGGTGCTCGCCCAGCTCTTCCCGGAGGCGGTGCTCGCGGACGACGCCGACGCGCTCGCCTTCGGGCTGAACCTGGTCAGCGACGGCGCGAACGTGGTGCTCAACAGCGAGGCGACCCGGCTGGCCGCGAGACTCAAGGCCGCCGGCTACACCCCGCTGCCGGTGGAGCTGACCGAGCTGAAGAAGGGCGGCGGCAGCGTGAAGTGCTGCGTCGCCGAGCTGCGCCCCTGA
- the pheA gene encoding prephenate dehydratase, producing the protein MPGTPPTRFVYLGPEGTFAEQALRTVPAAEHGTRTPARSVGEALDSVRAGDADAALVPLENSIGGAVGVTLDEMAEGEPLVITREVVLPVEFVLGARPGTRLDQIRMVAAHPQASTQCRDWLRTHLPDAVVVDVLSNGAAAGGVASGEHDAAICAPIGAARHRLAVLADKIADHADAVTRFALVSRPGPPPPPTGDDLTSLAVYIAHDRVGALLSVLMELAVRGVNLTRIESRPTGEALGRYVFFLDCAGHVADVRLGEALQGLHRVCAEVRFLGSYPRHRWSGAPGDSPVPAPAGLSDVDYSDAAAWLARLRSGELT; encoded by the coding sequence ATGCCGGGAACACCACCGACCCGCTTCGTGTACCTCGGCCCCGAGGGCACCTTCGCCGAGCAGGCGCTGCGCACCGTGCCCGCCGCCGAGCACGGCACCCGTACGCCCGCGCGCAGCGTCGGCGAGGCGCTGGACAGCGTACGGGCGGGGGACGCCGACGCGGCCCTGGTGCCCCTGGAGAACTCCATCGGCGGGGCGGTCGGGGTGACCCTCGACGAGATGGCCGAGGGCGAGCCGCTGGTGATCACCCGAGAGGTGGTGCTGCCGGTGGAGTTCGTCCTCGGCGCCCGGCCCGGCACCCGGCTCGACCAGATCCGGATGGTGGCCGCCCACCCGCAGGCGTCCACCCAGTGCCGTGACTGGCTGCGCACCCACCTGCCGGACGCGGTGGTGGTGGACGTGCTGTCCAACGGGGCCGCCGCCGGTGGGGTGGCCAGCGGCGAGCACGACGCGGCGATCTGCGCGCCGATCGGGGCGGCCCGGCACCGGCTGGCCGTCCTCGCCGACAAGATCGCCGACCACGCGGACGCGGTGACCCGGTTCGCGCTGGTGTCCCGCCCCGGCCCCCCGCCCCCGCCGACCGGCGACGATCTCACCTCGCTGGCCGTCTACATCGCCCACGACCGGGTCGGCGCGCTGCTGTCGGTGCTGATGGAGCTGGCGGTACGCGGCGTCAACCTGACCCGGATCGAGTCCCGCCCGACCGGTGAGGCGCTCGGCCGGTACGTCTTCTTCCTGGACTGCGCCGGGCACGTGGCGGACGTCCGGCTCGGCGAGGCGTTGCAGGGGCTGCACCGGGTCTGCGCCGAGGTGCGCTTCCTCGGGTCGTACCCCCGGCACCGCTGGAGCGGCGCGCCCGGCGACTCTCCGGTGCCCGCCCCGGCGGGGCTCTCCGACGTCGACTACTCCGACGCCGCCGCCTGGCTGGCCCGGCTCCGCTCCGGCGAGCTGACCTGA
- a CDS encoding bacterial proteasome activator family protein encodes MGAMTEARAENDEPGRDGAGHSGTVVVVGPDGRPVGTVQTDEAQQDDPARLVEQPAKVMRIGSMIKQLLEEVKAAPLDEDSRHRMREIHQRSIVELKEGLAPELRDELERISLPFTEEKAPSEGELRIAHAQLVGWLEGLFHGIQAALVAQQMAARVQLEQMRSGRAALPSGPGMIPGMPGMPPAGEGHNTGQYL; translated from the coding sequence ATGGGTGCCATGACCGAAGCACGTGCAGAGAACGACGAGCCGGGCCGCGACGGCGCCGGTCACTCCGGCACCGTGGTGGTGGTCGGCCCGGACGGCCGCCCGGTGGGCACGGTGCAGACCGACGAGGCGCAGCAGGACGACCCGGCCCGCCTGGTCGAGCAGCCGGCCAAGGTGATGCGGATCGGCAGCATGATCAAACAGCTCCTGGAGGAGGTGAAGGCCGCTCCGCTGGACGAGGACAGCCGGCACCGGATGCGCGAGATCCACCAGCGGTCGATCGTCGAGCTGAAGGAGGGCCTGGCTCCCGAGCTGCGCGACGAGCTGGAACGCATCTCGCTGCCGTTCACCGAGGAGAAGGCCCCCAGCGAGGGTGAGCTGCGCATCGCCCACGCCCAGCTCGTCGGCTGGCTGGAGGGGCTGTTCCACGGCATCCAGGCGGCCCTGGTCGCCCAGCAGATGGCCGCCCGGGTGCAGCTCGAGCAGATGCGGTCCGGCCGGGCCGCGCTGCCCAGCGGTCCCGGGATGATCCCCGGCATGCCCGGCATGCCGCCCGCCGGTGAGGGCCACAACACCGGCCAGTACCTCTGA
- a CDS encoding HAD family hydrolase: MPRPGLPKLIATDLDGTLVRSDDTVSAYTHGVLDRVRAAGIPVVGATGRGPRLTELTRNDIRAADYLVMAGGGRVVDQSDPTGPVVLRDERLGADVLSGILADLEAAAGPLTVMVEALDDHDAPLWGDYHPSWPYQDRFESRTRAECLGQDVIKAFARTQDHHVDELLDLAQRIVPAEVATFTQAGLGFVEITPPGVDKSSGLTVVTEALGVDPADVLVFGDMPNDLPMFAWAGWARVAVANAHPTVRAAADEVTLRNDDDGVAVYLDRLLSG; this comes from the coding sequence ATGCCCCGCCCAGGTCTGCCCAAGCTCATCGCCACCGACCTCGACGGCACCCTCGTCCGCAGCGACGACACCGTTTCCGCGTACACCCACGGGGTGCTCGACCGGGTCCGGGCGGCCGGCATCCCGGTCGTCGGCGCGACCGGCCGGGGCCCCCGCCTGACCGAGCTGACCCGCAACGACATCCGGGCCGCCGACTACCTGGTGATGGCCGGCGGCGGCCGGGTGGTGGACCAGAGCGACCCGACCGGCCCGGTGGTGCTCCGCGACGAGCGGCTGGGCGCGGACGTGCTGTCCGGTATCCTCGCCGACCTGGAGGCCGCGGCCGGCCCGCTGACCGTGATGGTGGAGGCCCTGGACGACCACGACGCGCCGCTCTGGGGCGACTACCACCCGAGTTGGCCGTACCAGGACCGGTTCGAGTCGCGGACCCGCGCCGAGTGCCTGGGGCAGGACGTGATCAAGGCGTTCGCCCGGACCCAGGACCACCACGTGGACGAGTTGCTCGACCTGGCTCAGCGGATCGTGCCGGCCGAGGTCGCCACCTTCACCCAGGCCGGGCTCGGCTTCGTGGAGATCACCCCACCGGGGGTGGACAAGTCCAGCGGTCTCACCGTCGTGACGGAGGCGCTCGGCGTCGACCCGGCCGACGTGCTGGTCTTCGGGGACATGCCGAACGACCTGCCGATGTTCGCGTGGGCCGGCTGGGCCCGGGTGGCGGTCGCCAACGCCCACCCGACCGTCCGGGCCGCCGCCGACGAGGTGACCCTGCGCAACGACGACGACGGCGTCGCGGTGTACCTGGACCGGCTACTCTCCGGCTGA
- a CDS encoding AIM24 family protein, which produces MRSALFSAENLEKESAQPGMRLQNSKMLKIELNGEAMARVGSMVAYQGQVQFQALGSGGLGKFLKQKLTGEGVPLMKLTGRGDVFLADFAKDVHIIDLEPGDALSINGSSVLAFDSSLQYDIRMVGGTGMAASGLFNCVFSGHGRIAITTKGTPVVLNVDAPTYVDPQAAVCWSASLQTGYHRAEQLGLGTLLGRSTGEAFTMSFAGQGFVVVQPSEEPPLQGSGAQQQQQGGLLGNLLS; this is translated from the coding sequence ATGCGCAGCGCGCTGTTCTCCGCGGAGAACCTGGAAAAGGAGTCCGCTCAGCCCGGCATGCGGCTGCAGAACTCCAAGATGTTGAAGATCGAGCTGAACGGCGAGGCGATGGCCCGGGTCGGCTCCATGGTGGCGTACCAGGGGCAGGTGCAGTTCCAGGCGCTCGGCTCCGGTGGTCTCGGCAAGTTCCTCAAGCAGAAGCTGACCGGCGAGGGCGTGCCGCTGATGAAGCTCACCGGCCGGGGTGACGTCTTCCTGGCCGACTTCGCCAAGGACGTGCACATCATCGACCTCGAGCCGGGCGACGCGCTCTCCATCAACGGCTCCAGCGTGCTCGCCTTCGACTCCTCCCTCCAGTACGACATCCGGATGGTCGGCGGCACCGGCATGGCCGCGTCCGGGCTGTTCAACTGCGTGTTCAGCGGCCACGGCCGGATCGCGATCACCACCAAGGGCACCCCGGTGGTGCTCAACGTCGACGCGCCCACGTACGTCGACCCGCAGGCCGCGGTGTGCTGGTCGGCCAGCCTCCAGACCGGCTACCACCGGGCCGAGCAGCTCGGCCTGGGCACCCTGCTCGGCCGCAGCACCGGCGAGGCGTTCACCATGAGCTTCGCCGGCCAGGGCTTCGTGGTCGTCCAGCCCTCCGAGGAGCCCCCGCTCCAGGGCAGCGGCGCCCAGCAGCAACAGCAGGGCGGCCTGCTCGGCAACCTGCTGAGCTGA
- a CDS encoding ABC transporter substrate-binding protein: MNRRRALQLLAAAVGTTGLTAACGTDVGDGTPEQGSPIKIGLIAPQAGGYKPIGDEIVNGFQLFLDLNDQRLGERPVTLLTVDEGETATSGKAAVDGLLQQGVLALTGVVNSSVMVGIRDTVEQARVPLVGSNASPATLQSVVYIWRTSYVLDEPGRALGRYLKQRLPANDRIVIVAPENVGSLDVIKGFTQEFGESDPRLAGEPVWTRFATDPDNTFFAAGIQQALGRNPDAVFCFYAGPAAVQFIKQLRGAGYRGPIYGPGFLTEGSVLSEIKPAEAANIMTSLNYSADLNNAANRRFAAAYRKKHSASPTTYAMASYDAAQVLDKAVRLAGPGANSQQVNLALGKVGQIDSPRGPWQFNQPRTPQQKWYLRKVQLDGQVLANAMVSELATLG; the protein is encoded by the coding sequence ATGAACCGCAGGCGGGCGCTCCAACTGTTGGCCGCGGCAGTCGGGACGACGGGGCTGACCGCCGCGTGCGGCACCGACGTCGGTGACGGAACGCCGGAGCAGGGCAGCCCCATCAAGATCGGGTTGATCGCGCCGCAGGCCGGTGGCTACAAGCCGATCGGTGACGAGATCGTCAACGGCTTCCAGCTCTTCCTCGACCTCAACGACCAGCGCCTCGGCGAGCGGCCGGTGACGCTGCTCACCGTCGACGAGGGGGAGACCGCGACCAGCGGAAAGGCCGCCGTCGACGGGCTGCTCCAGCAGGGCGTGCTCGCGCTGACCGGCGTGGTCAACTCCTCGGTGATGGTCGGCATCCGGGACACCGTCGAGCAGGCCCGGGTGCCGCTGGTCGGTTCGAACGCCTCACCGGCCACCCTGCAGAGCGTCGTCTACATCTGGCGGACCTCGTACGTGCTGGACGAGCCGGGCCGGGCGTTGGGCCGCTACCTCAAGCAGCGGCTGCCCGCCAACGACCGGATCGTGATCGTCGCCCCGGAGAACGTCGGCAGCCTGGACGTGATCAAGGGGTTCACCCAGGAGTTCGGCGAGTCCGACCCGCGACTGGCCGGCGAGCCCGTCTGGACCCGCTTCGCCACCGACCCGGACAACACCTTCTTCGCCGCCGGCATCCAGCAGGCGCTGGGCCGCAACCCGGACGCGGTGTTCTGCTTCTACGCCGGCCCGGCCGCCGTGCAGTTCATCAAGCAGTTGCGCGGGGCCGGCTACCGGGGCCCGATCTACGGCCCCGGTTTCCTGACCGAGGGCTCGGTGCTGAGCGAGATCAAGCCGGCCGAGGCGGCCAACATCATGACCTCGCTGAACTACTCCGCCGACCTGAACAACGCGGCGAACCGCCGGTTCGCCGCCGCGTACCGCAAGAAGCACAGCGCCTCGCCCACCACGTACGCGATGGCGTCGTACGACGCCGCGCAGGTGCTGGACAAGGCGGTCCGGCTGGCCGGGCCGGGGGCGAACTCCCAGCAGGTCAACCTGGCGCTGGGCAAGGTCGGCCAGATCGACAGCCCCCGTGGCCCCTGGCAGTTCAACCAGCCGCGCACCCCGCAGCAGAAGTGGTACCTGCGCAAGGTCCAGCTCGACGGTCAGGTGCTCGCCAACGCCATGGTCAGCGAGCTGGCCACGCTCGGCTGA
- a CDS encoding metallopeptidase family protein has translation MVGVPVEMSRERFEELVADALDEVPEELLRLMSNVVILVEDDSPPGEPELLGLYEGHALTERGWGYGGVLPDRILIYRRPILRICDSDEDVVDEVAVTVVHEIAHHFGIDDHRLHELGWG, from the coding sequence ATGGTGGGCGTGCCGGTCGAGATGAGCCGCGAACGCTTCGAGGAGCTGGTCGCCGACGCCCTCGACGAGGTGCCGGAGGAGCTGCTCCGCCTGATGAGCAACGTGGTCATCCTGGTGGAGGACGATTCGCCCCCCGGTGAGCCCGAGCTCCTCGGCCTCTACGAGGGGCACGCGCTGACCGAGCGCGGTTGGGGCTACGGCGGTGTCCTGCCCGATCGCATCCTGATCTACCGTCGGCCGATCCTGCGGATCTGCGACAGCGACGAGGACGTCGTCGACGAGGTCGCGGTGACCGTGGTGCACGAGATCGCCCACCACTTCGGCATCGACGACCACCGGCTGCACGAGCTGGGCTGGGGCTGA
- a CDS encoding OsmC family protein, with amino-acid sequence MPIRTASARWQGNLTEGAGTLRTGQGGYQGNYSFASRFEEGQGTNPEELVGAAHAACFSMALSKALADAGTPGTSVETTAKVHLDKTDAGMTVTRIDLETVGQVPGVDEATFVELAEAAKKNCPISRLLSPGADISLTARLAS; translated from the coding sequence ATGCCGATCCGAACCGCATCCGCACGCTGGCAGGGCAATCTGACCGAGGGCGCCGGGACGCTCCGCACCGGCCAGGGCGGGTATCAGGGCAACTACTCCTTCGCGTCCCGCTTCGAGGAGGGCCAGGGCACCAACCCCGAGGAGCTCGTCGGCGCGGCGCACGCCGCCTGCTTCTCGATGGCGCTCTCCAAGGCTCTCGCCGACGCCGGCACGCCCGGCACGTCCGTGGAGACCACGGCCAAGGTCCACCTCGACAAGACCGACGCCGGGATGACCGTGACCCGGATCGACCTGGAGACCGTCGGCCAGGTGCCGGGCGTCGACGAGGCGACCTTCGTCGAGCTGGCCGAGGCCGCCAAGAAGAACTGCCCGATCTCCCGGCTGCTCTCCCCGGGCGCGGACATCAGCCTCACCGCCCGCCTGGCCTCCTGA
- a CDS encoding alpha/beta hydrolase, translating to MAADPRDVLTRPAPAPDVTVAYGDHPDQIADLRRPERTGPPRPLVVVVHGGFWRIGYDRTHTGPLAVGLTGLGHPVAQVEYRRTGQPGGGWPGTLTDVRDAVAALPALAARALPDLVAPGPPLLIGHSAGGHLALHVAAVAPETVGGVVALAPVADLVEAYRRDLDDGAVAALLGGGPAELPDRYAAADPTTTVPVRTPTVIVHGRRDRQVPVELSRSFVTAARAAGAAVTLVELPECEHFGLIDPLSSAWPHVARALGSLQQDQ from the coding sequence ATGGCTGCCGATCCGCGGGACGTGCTGACCCGCCCAGCGCCCGCCCCGGACGTCACGGTCGCCTACGGCGACCACCCGGACCAGATCGCCGACCTGCGTCGACCGGAGCGCACCGGGCCGCCCCGACCGCTGGTCGTGGTGGTGCACGGTGGTTTCTGGCGGATCGGGTACGACCGCACGCACACCGGGCCGCTGGCGGTGGGCCTGACCGGGCTCGGTCACCCGGTGGCACAGGTGGAGTACCGCCGGACCGGGCAGCCGGGCGGCGGCTGGCCGGGCACGCTGACCGACGTACGGGACGCGGTGGCCGCGCTGCCGGCGTTGGCGGCGCGGGCCCTGCCCGACCTGGTCGCGCCCGGGCCGCCGCTGCTGATCGGGCACTCCGCCGGCGGGCACCTGGCCCTGCACGTGGCCGCCGTCGCTCCGGAGACGGTCGGCGGGGTGGTGGCGCTGGCCCCGGTGGCGGACCTTGTCGAGGCGTACCGACGGGATCTGGACGACGGGGCGGTGGCCGCGCTGCTCGGCGGCGGCCCGGCGGAGCTGCCCGACCGGTACGCGGCGGCCGACCCGACGACGACGGTGCCGGTCCGGACACCGACGGTGATCGTGCACGGGCGCCGGGACCGGCAGGTGCCGGTCGAGCTGAGTAGGTCGTTCGTCACCGCCGCGCGGGCGGCCGGAGCTGCGGTGACGCTGGTCGAGCTGCCCGAGTGCGAGCATTTCGGGCTAATCGATCCGCTCTCGTCGGCCTGGCCGCACGTGGCCCGTGCGCTGGGATCATTACAACAAGATCAATGA
- a CDS encoding arginine deiminase: protein MTHYVDSEVGRLRTVLLHRPGPELARLTPRNNDSLLFDAIPWVGRAQEEHDAFAAALRERGVEVLYLATLLAETLAVAEARAELTDQVLRDPRLGDTLRRRVADHLAYLDPAGLADVLVAGLAHDEVRTSGDRPGGLVYALMDRHDFVIDPLPNLLFTRDSSLWIRDRVGVTSLAMPARRRETSLTHAIYRHHPRFAGSESIYHPGLEHLEGGDVLLLAPGVIAVGVGERTTPAGAERLARQTLAAGLAHTMLVVPIAQERATMHLDTVCTMVDVDAVLMYPNIADTLTAYTVVAGPDGEPRIDGPAPFLRAAADAMDLDRLRVIDTGLDPVTAEREQWDDGNNTLALAPRLCVGYERNVGTNAQLERAGIEIVPIAGSELGSGRGGPRCMSCPLVRDPLPG, encoded by the coding sequence GTGACGCACTACGTGGACAGTGAGGTCGGTCGGCTCCGCACCGTGCTGCTGCACCGGCCCGGGCCCGAACTCGCGCGACTCACCCCCCGCAACAACGACTCCCTGCTGTTCGACGCAATCCCATGGGTGGGCCGGGCTCAGGAGGAGCACGACGCCTTCGCCGCCGCCCTGCGCGAACGCGGGGTGGAGGTGTTGTACCTCGCCACCCTACTGGCCGAGACGCTCGCCGTCGCCGAGGCCCGCGCCGAGTTGACCGACCAGGTGCTCCGGGACCCCCGGCTCGGCGACACCCTCCGCCGCCGGGTCGCCGACCACCTGGCGTACCTCGATCCGGCCGGGCTGGCCGACGTGCTCGTCGCCGGCCTCGCCCACGACGAGGTGCGGACCAGCGGGGACCGGCCCGGCGGGCTGGTCTACGCCCTGATGGACCGGCACGACTTCGTCATCGACCCGCTGCCGAACCTCCTCTTCACCCGGGACTCTTCCCTCTGGATCCGGGACCGGGTCGGAGTGACCAGCCTGGCCATGCCGGCCCGGCGCAGGGAGACCAGCCTCACCCACGCCATCTACCGGCACCACCCGCGGTTCGCCGGCTCCGAGTCGATCTACCACCCCGGGCTCGAACACCTGGAGGGCGGCGACGTCCTCCTGCTCGCCCCCGGGGTGATCGCGGTCGGGGTGGGCGAGCGCACCACCCCGGCCGGCGCGGAACGGCTCGCCCGGCAGACCCTCGCCGCCGGACTGGCGCACACCATGCTGGTGGTGCCGATCGCCCAGGAACGGGCCACCATGCACCTGGACACCGTCTGCACGATGGTCGACGTCGACGCCGTGCTGATGTACCCGAACATCGCCGACACGCTGACGGCGTACACGGTGGTGGCTGGGCCGGACGGCGAGCCGAGGATCGACGGGCCGGCGCCCTTCCTCCGCGCCGCGGCCGACGCGATGGACCTCGACCGGCTCCGGGTGATCGACACCGGCCTGGACCCGGTCACCGCCGAACGCGAGCAGTGGGACGACGGCAACAACACCCTCGCCCTGGCGCCCCGGCTGTGCGTCGGCTACGAACGCAACGTCGGGACCAACGCCCAGCTCGAACGGGCCGGCATCGAGATCGTCCCGATCGCCGGCTCCGAGCTGGGCTCCGGCCGGGGCGGCCCGCGCTGCATGTCCTGCCCCCTGGTCCGCGACCCCCTGCCGGGCTGA
- a CDS encoding HAD family hydrolase: MELTPPPPSVVPTATVTTRPVAAGPVAAGPVAAGPVAAGPVAAGPVAAGPVAAAGARPRLVATDLDGTLLGPDRAVSPYTARTLARLTASDVPVVLVTGRPIRWLKVVYDQLDAPLPAICANGAVVYDPVADEVLRADPLAPELLAEVARRLRAAVPGVSLAVEVVDSREMRHEAHFPLRWEADPALIRAVTTPEDLLGVPAVKLLVRAGEQDPDLFTEVVAEVVAGLAEATHSSRSGLVELSASGVTKAAGLAWYCARLGIAAPEVLAFGDMPNDVPMLTWAGRAVAVGNAHPAVRAIADEVTSAHTEDGVAAYLDRLYGLDRP; the protein is encoded by the coding sequence ATGGAGTTGACCCCACCCCCGCCTTCCGTCGTACCCACCGCCACCGTCACCACCCGGCCGGTCGCCGCCGGGCCGGTCGCCGCCGGGCCGGTCGCCGCCGGGCCGGTCGCCGCCGGGCCGGTCGCCGCCGGGCCGGTCGCCGCCGGGCCGGTCGCCGCCGCCGGGGCGCGGCCCCGGCTGGTCGCCACCGATCTCGACGGGACGCTGCTCGGCCCGGACCGGGCGGTCAGCCCGTACACCGCCCGGACGCTGGCCCGGCTCACCGCGTCGGACGTACCTGTCGTGCTGGTCACCGGCCGTCCGATCCGCTGGCTGAAGGTGGTGTACGACCAGCTCGACGCTCCCCTGCCGGCGATCTGCGCGAACGGGGCGGTGGTCTACGACCCGGTGGCCGACGAGGTGCTGCGCGCCGACCCGCTCGCCCCGGAGCTGCTCGCCGAGGTGGCCCGCCGGCTGCGTGCCGCGGTGCCCGGGGTGAGTCTGGCCGTCGAGGTCGTGGACAGCCGCGAGATGCGGCACGAGGCGCACTTCCCGCTGCGCTGGGAGGCCGACCCGGCGCTGATCCGGGCGGTCACCACGCCGGAGGATCTGCTCGGCGTGCCCGCGGTGAAGCTGCTGGTGCGGGCCGGCGAGCAGGATCCGGACCTGTTCACCGAGGTCGTCGCGGAGGTGGTCGCCGGGCTGGCCGAGGCCACCCACTCGTCGCGCTCGGGGCTGGTGGAGCTGTCCGCCTCCGGGGTGACCAAGGCGGCCGGGCTGGCCTGGTACTGCGCCCGGCTCGGGATCGCCGCGCCGGAGGTGCTGGCCTTCGGCGACATGCCGAACGACGTGCCGATGCTGACCTGGGCCGGCCGCGCGGTCGCGGTGGGCAACGCGCACCCCGCCGTACGGGCGATCGCCGACGAGGTCACCTCGGCGCACACCGAGGACGGCGTGGCGGCGTACCTGGACCGGCTCTACGGCCTCGACCGCCCGTGA